One region of Camelina sativa cultivar DH55 chromosome 6, Cs, whole genome shotgun sequence genomic DNA includes:
- the LOC104792965 gene encoding uncharacterized protein LOC104792965: protein MLQKPPYLFISEDNDHNNLQYTSLKDMISSSDGFGSFFSPSQHCLPSSQDGFLLSEMDSSNIAIRNELVKRAASMYLQSSMVVIAPDTNWFRRFCLKAKHQAVAAIDCLRPVCRIFARYS, encoded by the coding sequence ATGTTGCAAAAACCACCCTACCTTTTTATCTCCGAGGACAATGATCACAACAATCTCCAGTACACGAGCTTGAAAGACATGATCTCGAGTTCCGATGGATTCGGTTCGTTCTTTTCTCCCAGCCAACACTGTCTTCCTTCATCTCAAGACGGGTTTCTCTTGTCCGAGATGGATTCTTCTAACATAGCCATTAGAAACGAGCTCGTGAAAAGAGCGGCTTCTATGTATCTTCAGTCTTCTATGGTTGTCATTGCTCCCGACACGAACTGGTTCCGGAGATTTTGTTTGAAGGCTAAGCATCAGGCGGTTGCTGCGATTGATTGTCTTAGACCGGTTTGCCGGATTTTCGCTCGGTATAGTTAA
- the LOC104792963 gene encoding uncharacterized protein LOC104792963 — protein sequence MVRSELTRRRFLSGNEMAPAPVISRRTCSMSPTLETIFEERSDDFNHHDPHYRVVVVGQRHRLFLLVPAIISAVSCALLYRQDRVVRFY from the coding sequence ATGGTTAGATCAGAATTAACAAGACGAAGGTTCTTATCTGGAAATGAAATGGCGCCGGCGCCGGTGATTTCTCGCCGGACATGTTCAATGTCTCCGACACTAGAGACGATTTTCGAAGAAAGGTCCGATGATTTTAATCATCACGATCCACATTACAGAGTCGTCGTCGTAGGACAAAGACatcgtttgtttcttcttgttccgGCGATCATATCCGCCGTATCTTGCGCTTTGTTATATAGACAAGATCGTGTTGTTCGATTTTATTAA
- the LOC104699363 gene encoding agamous-like MADS-box protein AGL97, protein MPSNECTMTMKRGGTKRKIEIKKRDTKQQRSVACSKRRQTLFSKAADLCFLSGANIAVFVTSPAENNDVVYSFSGYSPASEIADCYLNGKPPTTSINPQTKLGFWWEDPDLYRNCDDISELNVIEDRMMRTRKHLMDCLEKKEKTQFVSNSDHQNPSSSSLDENPKSSTPSSCDEIASFEQNSTLSSFEKICGEPSSQATCYYDQNHTFAFEDLYRDDDGFVESLWETEKQRSDIMSIFQEPVL, encoded by the coding sequence atgcCGTCTAACGAGTGCACCATGACGATGAAAAGAGGAGGAACAAAGAGAAAGATCGAGATTAAGAAACGCGACACTAAACAACAACGCTCGGTGGCTTGCAGCAAACGCCGTCAAACTCTCTTCTCCAAAGCCGCTGATCTCTGCTTTCTCTCCGGGGCCAACATCGCCGTCTTCGTAACCTCTCCGGCAGAGAACAACGACGTTGTCTACTCCTTCTCCGGCTACTCTCCTGCCTCTGAAATTGCTGACTGTTACCTCAACGGCAAGCCTCCGACGACTTCTATTAACCCCCAAACCAAGCTAGGGTTTTGGTGGGAAGACCCTGATCTCTACCGTAATTGCGACGATATCTCTGAGTTAAACGTGATCGAGGATCGTATGATGAGAACGAGGAAGCATCTGATGGATTgccttgagaagaaagaaaaaacacaatttgTTTCCAATTCTGATCATCAAAACCCTAGCTCCTCTTCTCTCGACGAAAACCCAAAGTCCTCGACTCCATCTTCTTGTGATGAAATTGCTTCTTTTGAACAGAACTCTACTTTATCCTCCTTCGAGAAGATCTGTGGCGAGCCTTCATCACAAGCTACTTGTTACTATGACCAAAACCATACCTTCGCTTTTGAAGATCTCTACCGCGACGATGATGGATTTGTTGAATCTTTATgggaaacagagaaacagaggagtgaCATAATGAGTATATTCCAAGAACCAGTCCTTTAA
- the LOC104792964 gene encoding uncharacterized protein LOC104792964, with the protein MADEGEKRTPPSSEPLLPSLSQSLPQPEDPLPETSTPPSKFDPSRMIGIIKRKALIKDLAAAHHTECLSLCRELVDLQKRKDEPFLDTNATEDLRKETLKSSSKRAKKKR; encoded by the exons ATGGCGGACGAAGGAGAGAAGCGAACTCCACCGTCGTCGGaacctcttcttccttctctgtcGCAATCTTTACcccaacccgaagatccactgCCGGAAACCTCTACTCCTCCGTCTAAATTTGATCCAAGTCGAA TGATTGGGATCATCAAAAGGAAAGCTTTGATTAAGGATTTAGCTGCAGCTCACCACACTGAGTGTCTTTCTCTTTGTCGAGAACTTGTTGACctccaaaagagaaaagacgaG CCGTTTCTGGACACAAATGCAACGGAAGATCTGAGAAAAGAGACGTTAAAGTCTTCTTCCAAACGAGCTAAGAAAAAGcgttaa
- the LOC104792968 gene encoding transcription factor TCP2-like: MLRKLRDDDEMIGDLMKSNNNNGDVVDNNNNNGNNNRLSRWHHNSSRIIRVSRASGGKDRHSKVLTSKGPRDRRVRLSVSTALQFYDLQDRLGYDQPSKAVEWLIKAAEDSISELPSLNNANFPTDDDENQNHQNQTLTTTTVAAGGTNSLSKSACSSNSDTSKNSSGLSLSRSELRDKARERARERTAKETKERSSDHHHHQSHTTTSFTDLLNSGSDPVNSNRQWMAQAPSASSPMEYFTSGLILGSGQQTHFPISTNSHPFSSISDHHHHHQHHHPHQEFSFVPDHLISPAGSNGGAFNLDFNMSTPSGAGAAVSASSGGGFSGFNRGTLQSNSTTSNHQHQHQHQQQSFLANLQRFPTSSEGGGGGPQFLFGALPAENHHHNHNHNQNNNNHQFQLYYENGCRNSSDHKGKGKN; the protein is encoded by the coding sequence ATGTTGCGGAAGCtcagagatgatgatgagatgattGGAGATCTAATGAAGAGTAATAACAACAATGGCGACGTGgttgataacaacaacaacaacggaaACAACAACCGGTTAAGCCGGTGGCATCACAATTCATCCCGGATAATTAGGGTTTCTCGAGCTTCCGGTGGTAAAGATCGGCACAGCAAAGTCTTAACCTCAAAAGGTCCACGTGACCGGCGTGTCCGGTTATCAGTCTCCACCGCTCTTCAATTCTACGATCTTCAAGATCGGTTAGGTTACGATCAGCCGAGCAAAGCTGTTGAATGGTTGATCAAAGCTGCTGAAGACTCAATCTCCGAGCTTCCTTCACTCAACAACGCTAATTTCCCGACAGATGACGACGAGAATCAGAATCATCAGAACCAGACATTAACTACAACAACGGTTGCTGCTGGGGGGACGAATTCGTTGTCTAAATCGGCTTGTAGTAGTAATTCAGACACGAGCAAGAACTCATCTGGATTGTCTTTGTCGAGATCGGAGCTAAGGGATAAAGctagagagagagcgagagagagaacaGCTAAAGAGACGAAAGAGAGATcatcagatcatcatcatcatcaaagccACACTACTACTTCGTTTACCGATTTGTTAAATTCCGGTTCAGATCCGGTTAACTCAAACCGGCAATGGATGGCTCAAGCTCCTTCTGCTTCGTCTCCCATGGAGTATTTTACTTCGGGTTTGATTCTCGGGTCGGGTCAACAGACCCATTTCCCGATTTCAACAAATTCTCATCCTTTCTCGTCAATCTCcgatcatcaccatcaccatcaacatcatcatccgCATCAAGAGTTTTCGTTTGTTCCCGACCATTTGATATCTCCGGCAGGATCTAACGGCGGAGCATTCAATCTTGATTTCAACATGTCGACACCCTCCGGCGCCGGAGCTGCCGTATCCGCCAGTTCAGGTGGTGGGTTCAGTGGTTTCAACAGGGGGACCCTTCAGTCCAATTCAACAACAAGTAATCATCAGCATCAGCATCAGCATCAGCAGCAGTCGTTTCTGGCTAATCTACAAAGGTTTCCAACATCATCAgaaggtggtggaggaggtCCACAGTTCTTGTTCGGTGCACTGCCTGCAGAGAATCACCACcacaaccacaatcacaatcagaacaacaacaaccaccagTTTCAGCTTTACTATGAAAATGGATGCAGGAACTCATCAGACCATAAGGGTAAAGGCAAGAACTGA